From a region of the Methylomonas rapida genome:
- a CDS encoding ABC transporter permease subunit, which yields MSETQSSPAKSTLLQLSSSDAYQRWRLLKDRLVAHAVVVGGLGIIFAIVLIFFYLLYVVFPLLLPAHAEAVSQYDAPEPALGGTVFLSMEEQNEVGVRFTDAGKAIFFAVADGRVIKTNDLPVPAGVQVVSYAHGGVDKGVIVYGLSDGRALVVKHDYKLSYPGGKRLITPSISYPMGAEPIVIDGNGQALSKITVKVGADQSSFLAKTADNRLLLVSLSKKESMFDDEVSWERTEAMLDMIGADVDFMLLDKELRNLYVASSTGDLAVVDISDKSQPVIKHKLTVLQHGVQITSMEFLNGDISVLIGDSSGELAQWTIVRDKQNRYSVQKLRSFKVGDASVVTINPEQRRKGLLVADASGNIGIYNTTAERELIKAQVVNGKPVAATLSPRANALLMQAGDGKIQYWKVENEHPEVSWSSLWGKVWYESYSEPAYIWQSSAASNDFEPKMSLTPLVFGTLKASFYAMLVAIPLALFGAIYTGYFMAPGIRQYVKPGIEIMGALPTVILGFLAGLWLAPFVEMHLTAIFALLMIVPLGVMVFAYYWQMLPKTYRNKIPDGWDALVLIPVIIVSSWLAFVFSPYIETWCFGGDLRTWMRTEFGIGYDQRNTLVVGLAMGFAVIPMVFSIAEDAIFSVPKHLSTGSLALGATPWQTLSKVVILTASPGIFSAVMIGLGRAVGETMIVLMATGNTPVMDISIFQGLRTLSANIAVEMPESEVDSTHYRVLFLAALVLFMFTFIVNSLAELIRQNLRQKYSSL from the coding sequence ATGTCAGAGACTCAATCATCCCCAGCGAAATCCACGCTGTTGCAGCTTTCCTCGAGCGATGCCTACCAGCGCTGGCGGCTGTTGAAGGATAGGCTGGTGGCGCATGCCGTCGTGGTTGGCGGCCTGGGCATCATATTCGCGATCGTGTTGATCTTCTTTTATTTGCTCTACGTGGTGTTTCCGCTGTTGTTGCCTGCCCATGCGGAAGCCGTCAGCCAGTATGACGCTCCTGAACCGGCGCTGGGCGGCACCGTATTTCTATCGATGGAAGAGCAAAACGAGGTGGGGGTGCGTTTCACCGATGCCGGCAAAGCGATATTTTTTGCCGTCGCCGATGGCCGCGTGATCAAAACCAATGATTTGCCGGTCCCAGCGGGCGTTCAGGTGGTCAGCTATGCCCATGGCGGCGTGGACAAAGGGGTGATCGTTTATGGTTTGTCCGATGGCCGCGCGCTGGTGGTCAAGCATGATTACAAGCTGTCCTATCCCGGTGGCAAGCGGCTGATCACGCCATCTATCAGCTATCCGATGGGCGCGGAGCCGATAGTCATCGATGGCAATGGGCAGGCGTTGAGCAAGATCACGGTAAAGGTGGGGGCAGATCAAAGCAGTTTTCTGGCCAAAACCGCGGACAACCGCTTGCTGTTGGTGTCGCTCAGTAAAAAGGAGTCGATGTTCGACGACGAAGTCAGCTGGGAACGCACCGAAGCCATGCTGGACATGATAGGGGCCGATGTCGATTTCATGTTGCTGGATAAAGAGTTGCGCAACCTTTACGTGGCCAGCAGTACGGGCGATCTGGCCGTGGTCGATATTTCCGACAAGAGTCAGCCCGTCATCAAGCACAAGCTCACTGTGCTGCAGCACGGTGTGCAAATCACCAGCATGGAGTTTCTGAACGGCGACATTTCCGTGCTGATCGGCGATAGTTCGGGCGAATTGGCGCAGTGGACCATCGTGCGCGACAAACAAAACCGCTATAGCGTGCAAAAGTTGCGTTCGTTCAAGGTGGGCGATGCATCGGTGGTAACCATCAATCCGGAACAGCGGCGCAAGGGGCTGCTGGTCGCGGATGCCAGCGGTAACATCGGTATTTACAACACCACGGCCGAGCGCGAATTGATCAAGGCGCAAGTGGTGAATGGTAAACCGGTGGCGGCGACCTTGTCGCCAAGAGCCAATGCGTTGTTGATGCAAGCCGGGGACGGCAAGATTCAGTACTGGAAGGTCGAAAACGAGCATCCGGAAGTGTCCTGGTCTTCGCTATGGGGCAAAGTCTGGTACGAAAGCTATTCGGAGCCGGCTTATATCTGGCAGTCTTCCGCCGCCAGCAACGATTTCGAACCGAAAATGAGTCTGACCCCTTTGGTATTCGGCACCTTGAAGGCGTCGTTTTACGCGATGCTGGTCGCGATACCCTTGGCCTTGTTTGGCGCGATTTACACGGGCTATTTCATGGCGCCGGGCATCCGCCAGTACGTCAAGCCGGGCATCGAAATCATGGGCGCTTTGCCGACCGTGATTTTGGGCTTTCTGGCGGGTTTGTGGCTGGCGCCGTTCGTTGAAATGCATTTGACCGCGATTTTCGCGCTGCTGATGATCGTACCGTTGGGGGTGATGGTTTTTGCTTACTACTGGCAAATGCTGCCGAAAACCTACCGCAACAAGATTCCAGACGGCTGGGATGCGTTGGTACTGATACCGGTCATCATTGTCAGCAGCTGGCTGGCGTTTGTGTTTAGCCCTTATATCGAAACCTGGTGTTTTGGCGGTGATTTGCGTACCTGGATGCGAACGGAATTTGGCATCGGTTACGACCAGCGCAATACCTTGGTGGTCGGTTTGGCGATGGGCTTTGCGGTGATTCCGATGGTGTTTTCGATTGCCGAAGACGCCATTTTCAGCGTGCCAAAGCATCTGTCCACCGGTTCATTGGCCCTGGGCGCAACGCCCTGGCAAACGCTGTCCAAAGTGGTGATTTTGACCGCGAGCCCCGGCATATTCTCGGCGGTGATGATAGGGCTGGGCCGCGCGGTGGGTGAAACCATGATCGTGCTGATGGCGACCGGCAACACCCCGGTAATGGATATCAGCATCTTCCAAGGCCTGCGGACCTTGTCGGCCAACATCGCCGTCGAAATGCCCGAATCCGAAGTCGATAGTACCCACTATAGGGTCTTGTTCCTGGCGGCTTTGGTGCTGTTCATGTTCACGTTTATCGTCAATTCCCTGGCGGAATTGATTCGTCAGAATCTGAGACAAAAATACAGTTCGTTATGA
- the pstB gene encoding phosphate ABC transporter ATP-binding protein PstB: protein MTTEVRKTHAIDINALNRSDKKSQENFDTCISVQNLNLFYGNKQALHNVSMNMPRKKVTAYIGPSGCGKSTLLRCINRMNDLVDGVRIEGKILLDGDDIYDKNVNVAALRRRVGMVFQKPNPFPKSIYENVAYGLRIQGINDRRILDEIVEKSLRGAALWDEVKNRLNDNALGMSGGQQQRLVIARAIAIEPEVILLDEPASALDPISTLKIEELIDELKEKYTIVIVTHNMQQAARVSDYTAFMYMGELIEFGDTSELFTNPAKKQTEDYITGRYG from the coding sequence ATGACAACTGAAGTAAGAAAAACGCATGCCATTGACATCAATGCGCTGAATCGTTCGGACAAGAAAAGTCAGGAAAATTTCGATACTTGTATTAGCGTACAGAATCTGAACCTGTTTTACGGCAACAAACAGGCTCTGCACAACGTCTCGATGAACATGCCGCGCAAGAAGGTCACGGCCTATATCGGTCCCAGCGGCTGCGGCAAATCCACGTTGCTGCGCTGTATCAACCGCATGAACGATTTGGTCGATGGCGTCCGTATCGAAGGCAAAATCTTGTTGGATGGCGACGACATTTACGACAAGAACGTCAATGTCGCCGCCTTGCGCCGCCGCGTCGGGATGGTGTTTCAAAAACCCAATCCGTTTCCTAAGAGCATCTACGAAAATGTCGCCTATGGACTGCGCATTCAGGGCATCAACGACAGGCGCATCCTGGACGAAATCGTCGAAAAATCGCTGCGGGGTGCCGCGTTATGGGACGAGGTCAAAAACCGCCTGAACGACAATGCCTTGGGCATGTCCGGCGGCCAGCAGCAACGCTTGGTGATCGCCAGGGCGATCGCGATCGAGCCGGAAGTGATTTTGCTGGACGAGCCGGCTTCGGCGCTGGACCCGATTTCGACCTTGAAAATCGAAGAACTGATCGATGAGTTGAAAGAAAAATACACGATCGTCATCGTCACCCACAACATGCAGCAAGCGGCGCGGGTGTCCGATTACACCGCGTTCATGTACATGGGTGAATTGATTGAATTTGGTGATACCAGCGAATTGTTCACCAACCCCGCCAAAAAACAAACCGAAGATTACATTACCGGTCGCTACGGTTAA
- the pstA gene encoding phosphate ABC transporter permease PstA — MMKAWFKSGSPWIWMTAGAVSINLLLVLCLLILIAIRGLGHFWPADIVEYHYQDKSGQDSVIIGEQVDESLLHEAQARAAGHEVLNGAEYLLQFLIKTGNRDLYGSDFRWIQDQYVRSKDTPDDLIAIERREWGNFYGRLRAVKQDGGVIAEGEQAWPVAQEKLAADLALFAQIKALQNDDVGSINYDLERLRLKQRALELKNQWDDAKKQAFAEQKAAYEQEYKVIQEKLAELNKEIKRYSLVVVEAGGREITVPLHRVVKLTRPNAMNVFDKSIEYVKNFSTFVSDEPREANTEGGIFPAIFGTVLMVMLMAVVVTPFGVIAAVYLREYAQQGVVTRIIRIAVNNLAGVPSIVYGVFGLGFFVYIIGGSIDKLFYPEAAPAPVFGTPGLLWASLTLALLTLPVVIVATEEGLSRIPKSIREGSLALGATKAETLWRTVLPMASPAIMTGLILAVARAAGEVAPLMLVGVVKLAPTLPLDGNFPYLHLDRKFMHLGFHIYDVGFQSPNVEAARPLVYATSLLLVMVIIGLNMFAIAIRNNLREKYRALEN; from the coding sequence ATGATGAAAGCATGGTTTAAAAGCGGTTCGCCGTGGATCTGGATGACCGCGGGCGCGGTCAGCATCAATTTGTTGCTGGTCTTGTGCTTGCTGATACTGATCGCGATCCGTGGGCTTGGCCATTTCTGGCCGGCCGACATCGTCGAATATCACTATCAGGATAAATCCGGTCAGGACAGCGTGATCATCGGCGAACAGGTCGATGAATCGTTGTTGCACGAAGCTCAAGCCAGGGCGGCCGGTCACGAGGTATTGAATGGCGCCGAGTATCTGCTGCAGTTTTTAATCAAGACCGGTAACCGGGATTTATACGGTAGCGATTTTCGTTGGATACAAGACCAGTATGTTCGCAGTAAAGATACGCCTGACGATCTGATCGCCATCGAGCGTCGTGAATGGGGCAATTTTTACGGACGTTTACGCGCGGTCAAACAAGATGGCGGGGTGATCGCCGAAGGCGAGCAGGCTTGGCCCGTGGCGCAAGAAAAATTGGCCGCTGATCTGGCGCTTTTCGCTCAGATCAAAGCATTGCAAAATGACGACGTCGGCAGCATTAACTACGATTTGGAACGTTTGCGATTGAAGCAGCGCGCACTGGAACTGAAAAATCAGTGGGACGACGCTAAAAAACAGGCGTTTGCCGAACAAAAAGCGGCCTACGAACAGGAATATAAAGTCATTCAAGAAAAACTGGCAGAGTTGAACAAGGAAATCAAACGTTACAGTCTGGTGGTCGTGGAGGCGGGCGGGCGCGAAATCACGGTGCCGCTGCATCGCGTCGTGAAACTGACACGGCCGAACGCGATGAATGTATTCGATAAATCCATCGAATATGTCAAAAATTTCTCGACTTTCGTCAGTGATGAACCGCGCGAAGCCAACACCGAAGGCGGAATTTTTCCGGCCATTTTCGGCACGGTATTGATGGTGATGCTGATGGCGGTGGTCGTGACGCCCTTTGGCGTGATTGCGGCGGTTTATCTGCGGGAATATGCTCAGCAAGGCGTGGTGACTCGGATCATCCGCATCGCGGTCAACAACTTGGCCGGGGTGCCGTCTATCGTCTACGGCGTATTTGGCTTGGGTTTTTTCGTTTATATCATCGGCGGCAGCATCGATAAGTTGTTTTATCCGGAAGCCGCGCCGGCCCCGGTGTTTGGTACGCCGGGTTTGTTGTGGGCGTCGTTGACTTTAGCCTTGCTGACTTTGCCGGTCGTGATCGTCGCCACCGAAGAAGGCTTGTCGCGGATACCCAAATCGATACGCGAAGGCAGCCTGGCCTTGGGCGCGACCAAAGCCGAAACCCTCTGGCGTACCGTGTTGCCGATGGCCAGCCCCGCGATCATGACGGGCCTGATCCTGGCGGTGGCCCGCGCGGCGGGTGAAGTGGCGCCGTTGATGCTGGTGGGCGTGGTCAAGCTGGCGCCTACCTTGCCGTTGGACGGTAACTTCCCTTACCTGCATTTGGACAGAAAATTCATGCATTTGGGTTTTCATATCTACGACGTCGGCTTTCAAAGTCCCAACGTCGAAGCTGCCAGGCCATTGGTTTACGCCACTTCGCTGCTATTGGTTATGGTCATCATCGGCTTGAACATGTTTGCGATCGCCATTCGTAACAATCTCCGAGAAAAATATCGCGCACTGGAAAATTAA